The Marinobacter subterrani genome has a segment encoding these proteins:
- a CDS encoding elongation factor P hydroxylase codes for MKHSPNDLIMLFNDLFREAYRTVLVKGSDEPEYLPAGGPEGLARVVFAHGYYASALHEISHWCIAGEHRRTLHDYGYWYCPDGRTLQQQLAFEQVEVKPQAIEWLFSVAAGFRFHISVDNLFGAGAANEVRFRQNVRDRAGAYLERGLPPRAQSFFESLATFYGSGATLEARWQEDARRIAPDHYASGHPQEN; via the coding sequence ATGAAGCACAGCCCGAATGATCTTATCATGCTGTTTAATGACCTGTTTCGGGAAGCATACCGGACAGTTCTGGTCAAAGGCAGCGATGAACCTGAATATCTGCCTGCGGGCGGACCGGAAGGCCTTGCCCGGGTTGTGTTTGCTCACGGTTATTATGCCAGTGCTTTGCATGAGATAAGCCACTGGTGTATTGCTGGTGAGCACCGGCGCACTCTGCACGACTATGGTTACTGGTACTGCCCGGATGGCCGCACATTGCAGCAGCAACTCGCCTTCGAACAGGTTGAGGTGAAACCCCAGGCCATCGAATGGCTATTTTCCGTGGCTGCAGGCTTTCGTTTTCATATCAGTGTGGACAACCTCTTCGGAGCCGGCGCTGCCAATGAAGTTCGCTTCCGCCAGAATGTGCGTGACAGGGCGGGTGCGTATCTGGAACGGGGGTTGCCGCCCCGGGCGCAGTCTTTTTTTGAATCGCTGGCAACATTTTACGGTAGCGGAGCAACACTCGAAGCGCGCTGGCAGGAAGACGCCCGGCGCATCGCTCCGGACCATTATGCATCAGGACATCCGCAGGAAAACTGA
- a CDS encoding antibiotic biosynthesis monooxygenase family protein yields MIRVLIERHIAESLETAYAERSRIILQRAVNAPGFISGEALIDQHDPDHRFILANWRSEADWDRWYHSEERHDLMAELIPMLDQDEKITVLEQTVA; encoded by the coding sequence ATGATCCGGGTTCTCATCGAACGTCATATTGCTGAGTCACTGGAGACAGCCTACGCGGAACGCTCGCGCATCATTCTCCAGAGAGCTGTCAACGCCCCCGGGTTCATTTCCGGGGAAGCCCTGATCGACCAACATGACCCTGATCACCGGTTTATTCTTGCCAACTGGCGATCCGAGGCCGACTGGGACCGGTGGTACCACTCCGAGGAACGACACGACCTTATGGCGGAACTGATTCCCATGCTGGATCAGGACGAGAAGATCACGGTGTTGGAGCAAACTGTCGCTTAA
- the rlmM gene encoding 23S rRNA (cytidine(2498)-2'-O)-methyltransferase RlmM, protein MEQILLFCRPGFEIEAGREVTDAAAGEGIFGFFEPEKDRGLVRFYPSAPETADELMARLCLEDLVFVRDWFVVLGEIDLPGADRVSAIIEGLTELGRGFPGCARVEIRVPENNADSDLGNFARKWVSPLSRGLRGAGLLKADQNLPAPARLEVLLPDFSRAVVGFSLATNRARFVGGIPRLRLPASAPSRSALKLEEAWKVFLPPDQELEYLGGGKKAADLGAAPGGWTWQLVRQGMLVSAVDNGPMNPELMATGQVEHVVADGYGWRPKRGIDWMVCDIVDQPRKTARLAVSWLAEGLCRYTVFNLKLPMKKRYDEWLVCQEILVNGLREAGIGFRLRARHLYHDREEITCFIERTG, encoded by the coding sequence ATGGAACAGATTCTGCTTTTTTGCCGGCCGGGCTTTGAAATCGAGGCCGGCCGTGAAGTAACCGATGCGGCCGCGGGTGAAGGTATTTTCGGATTCTTCGAGCCTGAAAAGGACCGTGGCCTGGTTCGTTTCTATCCCTCGGCTCCGGAAACCGCCGATGAGCTGATGGCGCGCCTGTGCCTGGAGGATCTGGTGTTTGTCCGGGACTGGTTTGTGGTGCTCGGAGAAATCGATCTTCCCGGGGCGGATCGGGTAAGTGCCATCATTGAGGGCCTGACGGAACTGGGGCGGGGGTTTCCGGGCTGCGCGCGTGTGGAAATCCGGGTGCCGGAAAACAATGCCGATAGTGATCTTGGCAACTTCGCCCGGAAGTGGGTGTCTCCACTCTCCAGGGGCTTGCGCGGCGCCGGCTTGTTGAAAGCAGACCAGAACCTGCCCGCACCGGCCCGCCTCGAGGTGTTGTTGCCGGATTTTTCCCGTGCGGTCGTGGGGTTCAGTCTCGCTACCAATCGGGCCCGCTTCGTGGGGGGGATTCCGCGACTGCGGTTGCCGGCGTCAGCACCCAGCCGCTCGGCGCTGAAGCTCGAGGAAGCCTGGAAGGTCTTCCTGCCGCCTGACCAGGAACTCGAGTATCTGGGTGGTGGCAAAAAAGCCGCGGATCTGGGCGCTGCTCCGGGTGGCTGGACCTGGCAACTGGTGCGCCAGGGCATGCTGGTGAGCGCTGTGGATAACGGGCCGATGAATCCGGAACTGATGGCCACCGGGCAGGTTGAGCACGTAGTGGCAGATGGCTATGGATGGCGGCCAAAGCGTGGTATTGACTGGATGGTCTGCGATATCGTGGATCAGCCCAGAAAGACCGCAAGGCTTGCGGTTAGCTGGCTTGCCGAGGGCCTCTGTCGCTACACCGTTTTCAACCTCAAGCTGCCAATGAAGAAGCGTTATGATGAGTGGCTGGTCTGCCAGGAAATTCTGGTGAACGGATTAAGGGAGGCGGGCATCGGATTTCGCCTCAGGGCCCGCCATCTCTATCATGATCGCGAGGAAATCACCTGCTTTATCGAGCGAACGGGTTAA
- the dsbD gene encoding protein-disulfide reductase DsbD → MTAFSAVTKLKRHRAANPLNLILALAVCLVAATPAWALGSTSGSLFGGQGSFGGQNSGFLPVDEALPFSSSIGEDGVILSWDITPGHYLYRERISISSADPTVDIGNPVFSSTGSAIEDEYFGKSTVFFDPIQARVPVTLPAGVREAELQVTYQGCAKAGLCYPPQTRDVLFYQGNGGEASRAAASGGLQQTTAQGPVNTETATGLAGFLKAQSTLVIAGVFLLLGLGLTFTPCVLPMVPIISSLVSGRNTPTTSHALFLSSSYVLGMALTYAAAGVLTGLLGASFNLQAQLQSPWVLSVFALMFVIFALSMFDLFEIQLPRFIRESLNNASHRLTGSRVASIFGIGALSALIVSPCVSAPLAGSLLYISSTQDAVIGGVALFSLGLGMGIPLILVAVGGRKLLPTTGHWMTAVKHFYGVMLLAVAIWLMERLVPAWLTLTLWGLLIAVTGVQLGAFDAAKAGWERTRKGLGLVLFAYGLALLAGAASGANDPFKPLAPFTAGTATAFAGPIETQHAGFQRVEQPARIRAMLRQAREQGRPVMLDFYADWCISCKVMERNVFSKPDVIQALAPYTLLQIDMTGNTPEQQALLNELGLFGPPAILFYSSKGEELTQLRVLGEMDREEFLSHLREVSPNV, encoded by the coding sequence ATGACGGCTTTCTCTGCAGTAACGAAGCTGAAACGCCACAGAGCGGCGAACCCACTGAATCTTATCCTGGCACTCGCCGTGTGTCTTGTCGCCGCCACTCCCGCCTGGGCACTCGGCAGCACCTCGGGCTCCCTCTTTGGCGGCCAGGGCAGTTTTGGCGGCCAGAACAGTGGTTTTCTGCCAGTTGACGAAGCACTGCCATTCAGTTCCAGCATCGGCGAAGACGGCGTGATCCTGTCCTGGGATATTACCCCGGGCCACTATCTCTATCGTGAACGGATCAGCATCAGTAGCGCCGATCCGACCGTTGATATCGGCAACCCTGTGTTCTCCAGCACCGGCTCTGCAATTGAAGACGAGTATTTTGGCAAATCCACAGTATTTTTTGACCCGATCCAGGCCCGGGTCCCCGTCACCTTGCCCGCGGGCGTCCGGGAAGCCGAACTCCAGGTAACCTATCAGGGTTGCGCCAAGGCCGGCCTGTGCTATCCACCGCAGACCAGAGATGTTCTTTTTTATCAGGGTAACGGTGGCGAAGCATCCCGGGCGGCGGCCTCCGGAGGGTTGCAACAGACGACCGCCCAGGGACCGGTGAACACCGAGACCGCGACGGGCCTGGCCGGTTTCCTCAAGGCGCAGTCCACCCTCGTGATTGCGGGCGTTTTTCTGCTCCTTGGACTGGGGCTGACCTTTACGCCCTGCGTATTGCCCATGGTCCCGATTATTTCATCGCTGGTTTCCGGCAGGAATACCCCGACGACCAGTCACGCGCTGTTTCTTTCCAGCAGCTATGTTCTGGGCATGGCGCTGACTTATGCCGCAGCCGGGGTGCTGACAGGCCTGCTCGGCGCCAGCTTCAACCTGCAGGCACAACTGCAGTCGCCCTGGGTGCTGAGCGTTTTCGCCCTGATGTTCGTGATATTCGCGCTCTCCATGTTCGATCTGTTCGAGATTCAGCTACCCCGGTTTATCCGCGAATCGCTCAACAATGCCAGCCACCGTCTGACTGGCTCCAGGGTGGCCAGCATATTCGGTATCGGAGCGCTGTCTGCACTGATCGTATCTCCCTGCGTCTCGGCTCCACTGGCCGGCAGCCTGCTTTACATTTCCAGCACCCAGGACGCGGTGATCGGCGGCGTTGCGCTTTTCTCCCTGGGACTCGGCATGGGTATTCCACTGATCCTGGTGGCGGTCGGTGGCCGAAAACTGCTGCCAACCACCGGGCACTGGATGACCGCAGTCAAACACTTCTACGGCGTTATGTTACTGGCGGTTGCGATCTGGCTGATGGAACGCCTGGTGCCGGCCTGGCTGACACTGACGCTCTGGGGGCTGCTGATCGCGGTTACCGGCGTTCAGCTCGGCGCCTTTGATGCTGCGAAGGCTGGCTGGGAGCGCACTCGCAAGGGGCTCGGTCTGGTGCTGTTCGCCTACGGGCTGGCCCTGCTTGCCGGCGCCGCCAGTGGCGCCAACGACCCGTTCAAACCGCTGGCCCCCTTTACCGCGGGAACCGCCACCGCCTTCGCGGGCCCCATCGAGACCCAGCACGCGGGTTTTCAGCGGGTGGAACAGCCCGCCCGGATCCGAGCCATGCTCCGGCAGGCCCGGGAGCAAGGCCGCCCGGTGATGCTGGATTTCTATGCCGACTGGTGCATTTCCTGCAAGGTCATGGAACGCAACGTGTTCAGCAAGCCGGATGTCATCCAGGCACTGGCGCCCTACACCCTGCTACAGATCGACATGACCGGTAACACCCCGGAGCAGCAGGCGCTACTGAATGAGCTGGGCCTGTTCGGACCGCCGGCTATCCTGTTTTACAGCAGCAAGGGCGAGGAGCTGACTCAACTACGGGTGCTCGGCGAGATGGACCGTGAGGAATTCCTCAGCCACCTGCGGGAAGTGAGCCCGAACGTCTGA
- a CDS encoding alpha/beta family hydrolase, producing the protein MRLIKIKGCGNSENITLILAHGAGAPADSPFMEALANALKAEGITTVRFEFPYMQKRRADGKKRPPDRQVVLLEHFSLLVDEMRAELGDGGRLLVGGKSMGGRMASLLASQRDGIDGVACYGYPFHPPGKPEQWRTGHFHEVRSPALIVQGTRDPFGKPDEMVGHEQALGFVRLRWLEGGNHDFQPLKRQQLTWRDLLATAARETRIFIDEFVTS; encoded by the coding sequence GTGAGGTTGATCAAGATCAAAGGTTGTGGGAATAGTGAGAATATTACACTGATTCTTGCGCACGGTGCCGGTGCTCCGGCGGATTCGCCCTTCATGGAGGCGCTCGCCAATGCTCTGAAAGCAGAGGGAATTACCACGGTCCGGTTTGAGTTCCCCTACATGCAGAAGCGTCGGGCCGATGGCAAAAAGCGACCGCCAGACCGGCAGGTTGTGTTGCTGGAGCACTTTTCCCTGCTGGTCGATGAGATGCGTGCAGAGCTGGGCGATGGTGGCCGGTTGTTGGTTGGCGGCAAATCCATGGGAGGGCGAATGGCCAGTCTTCTGGCCAGCCAGCGGGACGGTATCGATGGTGTCGCTTGTTACGGATACCCCTTCCATCCGCCGGGAAAGCCGGAGCAATGGCGTACCGGCCACTTCCATGAGGTGAGATCGCCAGCGCTGATTGTGCAGGGAACCCGTGATCCGTTTGGCAAGCCTGACGAAATGGTCGGCCATGAACAGGCGCTCGGATTCGTAAGGTTACGCTGGCTGGAGGGGGGCAACCACGATTTTCAGCCACTCAAGCGCCAACAGCTCACCTGGCGGGACCTGTTGGCCACCGCTGCCAGGGAAACACGGATTTTCATTGATGAATTTGTGACATCCTGA
- a CDS encoding sensor domain-containing diguanylate cyclase, whose protein sequence is MSPVLRMFIVLSLVLFPALATPDPGSLRIGCQTLDATDSGARHSLMQYVCFYSAPPGEPAYDASEPGQLPEDLAWTPAHGRDLVFSATRSVYWVHLHIRNSGAHRSLWYLKLDYPLLDEITFWQTGHDTTESLVTGDQHPFSSRGIDYRYFLLPVTLDAGETHSITLRVHSSGALNVPLSLETPAEIIAGSNHLTLAHGLFYGALLVFAVFNLLLFFSSGTVYYFYNAFYMAALGLFLFAMGGFANQYFWSNSTDLANTSIPLSLSLCALAMTLFGRSFLDVSPGTTSETALKTQAWLCVGFLALTFVLPYSKTILLNTVLTLAVISSLFIIAAIRWKQGYQPALWYLLAWLVMLIGGLIYALAAFGYLTDFLAREALMQIAVGGQVILLNYAMVQRWRLLNEKLLAVEHNARTELEFKVHERTAQLRSTMRELEKANRKLSTLSLNDALTGLHNRRHLDTIFPELCAEARRTGHTLSLALVDADHFKRINDTWGHSFGDTCLQFIAEMLSRHVKRPRDIAIRFGGEEFALLLPGTDASGARNVCNALLADIANTPLTAPDGTEVRITLSAGIASLAAGENQDQLFERADEALYAAKTEGRNCALLSQATEA, encoded by the coding sequence ATGTCGCCTGTTTTGCGCATGTTTATTGTCCTGAGCCTTGTACTCTTTCCCGCCCTGGCCACGCCTGATCCAGGGTCACTGCGTATCGGCTGCCAAACCCTCGATGCAACAGACAGCGGTGCCCGCCATTCACTGATGCAGTACGTCTGTTTTTACAGTGCGCCCCCCGGCGAACCCGCCTATGACGCTTCCGAACCCGGGCAGCTTCCCGAGGATCTGGCCTGGACTCCGGCCCACGGCCGGGACCTGGTTTTCAGCGCCACCCGGTCGGTTTACTGGGTGCATCTGCACATCCGCAACTCGGGGGCTCATCGAAGCCTCTGGTACCTGAAGCTGGATTACCCGCTGCTGGATGAGATCACCTTCTGGCAAACAGGGCATGATACTACAGAGTCTCTTGTAACCGGTGATCAACACCCGTTTTCCTCCCGGGGAATAGACTACCGGTATTTTCTTCTGCCGGTCACTCTGGATGCAGGCGAGACCCACTCGATTACTCTGAGAGTTCACAGCAGCGGTGCCCTGAATGTTCCTCTAAGCCTGGAAACACCTGCCGAAATCATTGCCGGCAGCAATCACCTGACACTGGCCCACGGGCTGTTTTACGGGGCACTTCTGGTGTTCGCCGTATTCAATCTGCTGCTGTTCTTCAGTTCCGGCACGGTATACTACTTTTACAATGCCTTCTACATGGCTGCCCTGGGGCTCTTCCTGTTTGCGATGGGCGGCTTTGCCAATCAGTATTTCTGGTCAAACAGTACCGACCTTGCCAATACCTCCATTCCGCTTTCGTTGTCTCTCTGTGCCTTGGCCATGACACTTTTTGGCCGCTCATTTCTGGACGTCTCGCCCGGAACCACCTCGGAAACCGCGCTTAAAACCCAGGCCTGGCTATGCGTCGGGTTCCTCGCTCTGACATTCGTTCTGCCCTACAGCAAAACCATCCTGCTGAACACAGTGTTGACACTCGCAGTCATCTCAAGCCTTTTCATCATTGCGGCCATTCGCTGGAAACAGGGTTATCAGCCAGCGCTCTGGTACCTGCTTGCCTGGCTGGTCATGCTGATTGGCGGCCTGATTTACGCGCTGGCAGCATTCGGCTACCTCACTGACTTCCTGGCCAGGGAGGCGCTGATGCAAATTGCCGTCGGCGGGCAGGTCATTCTGCTCAACTACGCGATGGTGCAGCGTTGGCGCCTGCTCAACGAAAAACTGCTGGCGGTGGAACACAATGCCCGGACCGAGCTCGAATTCAAGGTTCACGAGCGCACCGCACAGCTCAGGAGCACCATGCGGGAGCTGGAAAAGGCCAACCGGAAGCTGTCAACCCTCAGTCTGAACGATGCCCTGACGGGACTGCACAACCGGCGGCACCTGGATACCATTTTCCCCGAACTGTGTGCCGAAGCACGCCGGACAGGCCACACGTTGAGCCTTGCTCTGGTGGATGCGGATCATTTCAAGAGAATCAACGATACCTGGGGTCACAGCTTTGGTGATACCTGCCTTCAGTTTATTGCAGAAATGCTGAGCCGCCATGTGAAGCGCCCGCGGGATATTGCGATCCGCTTTGGTGGCGAGGAGTTTGCACTCCTGCTACCGGGAACCGACGCCTCTGGCGCAAGAAACGTCTGTAACGCGTTGCTGGCCGACATCGCCAACACACCCTTAACGGCACCGGATGGCACCGAGGTGCGGATCACCCTCAGCGCGGGCATCGCCTCCCTGGCCGCCGGCGAAAACCAGGACCAACTTTTCGAGCGGGCAGACGAAGCACTCTACGCGGCGAAAACTGAGGGCCGTAACTGTGCCCTGCTGTCTCAAGCCACCGAAGCATAA
- the tusA gene encoding sulfurtransferase TusA, with protein MYLRKIRSNDRRQGVSASDYDVELDARGLFCPEPVMMLHNRINDVEPGGILRVIATDPSTTRDIPRFCQFLGHELVSHQASDDLFIYLIRRAE; from the coding sequence ATGTATTTACGAAAAATCAGGTCAAATGACAGGAGACAGGGTGTGAGTGCATCTGATTACGACGTTGAACTGGACGCCCGGGGCCTTTTCTGCCCTGAGCCGGTGATGATGCTGCACAACCGCATAAATGATGTGGAGCCGGGCGGCATCCTGCGGGTTATCGCCACGGACCCGTCCACAACCCGGGATATTCCCAGGTTTTGTCAGTTCCTGGGCCATGAGCTGGTCAGCCATCAGGCGTCCGATGACCTGTTCATCTACCTGATACGACGGGCCGAGTGA